AGCTGCTGGTGGAAAACGAGAGCCTGCTGGCAATAGTGGGACATAACACCTCGGATGCGTCGATGGCCGCAGCGCCGATCTATCAGCAGCATGGGCTGGTGATGATTTCCCCCACGACCTTTGATGCCGATGTCGCGAAGGTGGGCGACTATATTTTTCGCGCAGTCCCCACGGCGCAGTCGATGGTATTGCCGCTGGTGGAATACATTATGGCGCGATCGCCCCGTCCTGCCAGAATCCTTGTCTGCTACGATTCCCAAGCGCCCGACAACAACCGGTTTAGAAATGCGTTTATCGATGCGCTGACCGGGCGGGGCGGCGAGATTGTGAAACTACTGAATGAGCAGGGTGAGGATCTGTGTGATTTTGGCTCCCAGAGCTTTGATGCAGCGAGGGCGATCGCCCAGGCCGAGGAGCAGTCTGCCACAGGACTGTACCTCGGCCCCAGCATTAACTATCTCGATCCGGCAATTGAGGTCGCCCGTGCCAACGCCGGAAAGCTGCCGCTCTACAGCAGCCCGTCGCTCTATACCCAAAAGATTCTGCAAGACGGTCAGGCTGCCGTAGAAGGCCTGATCTTGCCCACGCCCTGGAGTCCCGATGCCTATCCCCGTTTTGCCCGCAGCGCCCAGCAGCTTTGGGGCGCAACGGTAAACTGGCGCACGGCGACGGCCTATGACGCAACCCAGGCTGCTATTGCGGGACTGCGCCGAGAGGCGACCCGTAGCGGTTTACAAAAAGCATTGCAAGCGCCAGATTTCGCGACCACGGGTGCAGAAGACGAAATGGTGCGGTTTCTCGACACGGGCGATCGCCGCCTCACGCCCGTCCTGGTGCAAGTTCAACGAATCGAGTCAGGCAGCTACCGATTCAGAGCCATTGATTAATTCAGAGCCATTGATTAGCGGCCAGCAAAGGTTGGACGATCCATTTCATTGAGCGCCAAAGTTACTATTGGATTACGCCCAGGCAGGCAAGAAGCAGCCTCACCCAGTTTTCCATTACGCTAAAGCCAGGACTTACGCACCTGAAATCGTTTCCTGGATTTTGAATGATTTCTCGTGGGCTGCGCCCGCAAGAAGTCGTCCAACTGCGTAAGCCCTATTTATAACTCCTGGAAATCAAGCGCAACGATCCGCAAAAGTGGGAACGCATCGTAGATTGGCTCAGCGTTTTGTTTGCAGGCGGCACTGAAGCCGTCAAAGCGTTCTATCCGCTGGCAGGTATCCCAATTGAAGTGGCTCGAAAGCTGTACGAGATTTACACCAAAAATCGTAAACCACTGCCAGAGGGATAGATTGCGCTGTCATTGATGCAGCGAAGTTGGTTTGGTTGGTTGCATAGAGGGCGATCGCCCCTTTTCGGTCACTCTGTCTGCATCCTGCCGATGGCGCTGGGTTTCCGCATTGAACACAATCACAAACTGCGCCTGGGGCAATAGCCGCCGCACGGCTTGCAAATAGCCCTCGGCATCAGCACGTTTGCAGAAGGCGGCCACCGTGATCCGCTGCATTTTGGGCAGCAGGCGCACGACAAGCCACCGATTCAAAGAGTCTCGGTAAGGCATAATGGTTCTGTTCCGTTGAGTGTGGATGATTCCGCAGCAAGGGAAGCTAAGCCAGTGCAGAAAGGTTGGTCGCCGGGATGCACTGGCTTATTGCGCTGCTGAAACTGTTCTCATCCTACATATTCGGGTTGGTTAAGTCAAATTGGTAA
The Thermoleptolyngbya sichuanensis A183 DNA segment above includes these coding regions:
- a CDS encoding ABC transporter substrate-binding protein → MTKTKSKDLTVLIISLLVTVGSIGLLSAWIFPRLQPGRMSPTVVGTPSPTVGETPPDLSSLPDRISLGNRQLITSVTTPAKREGIAAFDAQDYDKAVEWFELSLKALPNDPETLIYLNNARLSRQQTPYKIATSVPIGKNLNVAQEILRGVAQSQDEVNRNGGINGAGLEVTIINDDNDPAITREMAKLLVENESLLAIVGHNTSDASMAAAPIYQQHGLVMISPTTFDADVAKVGDYIFRAVPTAQSMVLPLVEYIMARSPRPARILVCYDSQAPDNNRFRNAFIDALTGRGGEIVKLLNEQGEDLCDFGSQSFDAARAIAQAEEQSATGLYLGPSINYLDPAIEVARANAGKLPLYSSPSLYTQKILQDGQAAVEGLILPTPWSPDAYPRFARSAQQLWGATVNWRTATAYDATQAAIAGLRREATRSGLQKALQAPDFATTGAEDEMVRFLDTGDRRLTPVLVQVQRIESGSYRFRAID